The Candidatus Sphingomonas colombiensis genome contains the following window.
GGGCGCTGACCCACGCCTCCGATCTTGATCTCATCTATCTGTTTACCGGCGATTTTTCGGCGGAATCGAATGGGCCGAAGCCGCTCGGCGCGACGCTCTATTACAATCGACTGGCGCAGCGCGTGACTGCGGCGCTGTCAGTCGCCACTGCGGCTGGGCCACTTTATTCGGTCGACACCCGGTTGCGCCCATCCGGCGCGCAGGGGCCGCTGGTGGTGAGCGTCGATTCCTTCGCGCGATACCAGCGGGAGGATGCGTGGACGTGGGAGCATATGGCGCTGACCCGCGCACGGCCTGTATTCGGGTCGGAAGCGGCGCGCACCGCACTTCAGGCCGAAATCCACGCGGTGCTGGCCGGCGCGCGCAAGGATCGCGACGTGGTGACGGATGCCGCGACGATGCGAGAGGAGATGGCGACGCACAAAAAGCCCGCCGGCCCGCTAGACGCGAAGCTGCTGCCGGGTGGGCTCGTCGATCTGGAATTCATGGTGCACACGTTGCAGCTAGACCATCGCGCCGGCTTCGATCCGCGATTACGCGAAGCGATCGGATTGCTCGGGCCATTGCTGCCGTCGGGGATGGGGAAAGCTTATGATTTTCTCGCGCGGCTGCTCGTCACGTTGCGGCTGGTCGCGCCCGATGCGCAGGAGCCGGAAGCAGTCGCGACGCGTACGTTGCTGGCGCGCGCACTTGGGGTGAAGGATTGGGCGGAGGTGCTTGCCGGGCTGGATGCGGCGCGGCAGGAGGTGCGCACCGCCTGGCTAGGAGTGATTGATGGACACGATTCCCGACCTGACGCTGGTTGACCCGAAGGGGGCGCCGATGAAGCTCGTGGCCCTTTCCCGACCGTTGGTCGTCTATTTCTACCCGAAGGACGACACGACAGGTTGCACCCGTGAGGCGCAGGATTTCTCCGCGCTGACGACGGATTTCGCCAAGGCGGGCGTGGCGTTGCTCGGGGTATCGAAGGACAGCCCGAAGCGGCACAGCAACTTCATCGCGAAATATGATCTGACCGTGCCACTGGCGAGCGACGAGGATGGTGCCGCGTGCGAGGCGTTTGGCGTGTGGGTCGAGAAATCGATGTACGGCCGCAAATATATGGGGATCGAACGCGCGACGTTCCTGTTCGGGAAGGACGGCAAACTCGTCCGTGAATGGCGCAAGGTAAAGGTGCCCGGCCATGCGGCGGAAGTGCTGGAGGCGGCGCGCGGCGCGTAGGTTGTGCGGGATCGCGCCATCCACAGAGGGGGGGTGTCCTGATTGTGGATACCCTGTGGCGGTGACGAAAGAACCACGCGGTTCACGCTATGCCTGTTTCGGCTCGCCGCCGAAACGGCGGGCCCGCTTCCTGAGGGCGGACCTCTGAAAGCAGACCGATAGCCAACCATCAAAAGCCACCGCAGCCACCGCTCTCGAAACCTCATCCGCCACGCAGCGCTCAATAACTCCGTGGCAGCCCCAACACATGCTCCGCCAGAAACGACAGGATGAGGTTCGTCGAGATCGGCGCGACCTGATAGAGCCGCGTTTCGCGGAACTTGCGTTCAACGTCATATTCCTCCGCGAAGCCGAAGCCGCCGTGCGTCTGGATGCAGACGTTGCCCGCCTCGACCGAGGCGTCGGCGGCGAGCATCTTCGCCATATTCGCCTCCGCACCATTGGGCTTGCCGGACTCATATAGCCGGGCGGCCTCATGCACCATCAGTTCGGCGGCGCGCATGTTGGCGTAGGCGCGGGCGATGGGGAAGGAGATGCCCTGATTCTTGCCGATCGCGCGGCCGAACACGTTACGCTCGCCGGCATAATCGACCGATTTCTTCGTGAACCATTTGGCGTCGCCGACGCATTCCGCCGCGATCAGCACGCGTTCCGCGTTCATGCCGGACAGAATGTAGCGGAAGCCCTTGCCCTCGTCGCCCAGCAGGTTTGCCGCGGGGATGCGCATATTGTCGAAGAACACTTCAGTGGTGGCGTGATTCATCATCGTGCGGATCGGGCGGATGGTGAGCGACTTGCCCACAACCTCGCGCATATCGACGATGAAGGTGGAGAGACCGTCGGTCTTTTTCGCCACCTGATCGCGCGGTGTGGTGCGGGCGAGCAGCAGCATCAGATCGGAATGTTCAGCGCGGCTCGTCCAGATTTTCTGGCCGTTGACGATATAATCGTCGCCGTCACGCACCGCCGTGGTGCGCAGCGCGGTGGTGTCTGTTCCGCTGGTGGGCTCGGTCACGCCGAAGGCTTGCAGGCGCAATTCGCCGGTGGCGATCTTGGGCAGATAGGCGCGCTTCTGTTCTTCGGATCCGTGACGCAGGATCGTGCCCATCGTGTACATCTGAGCATGGCACGCGCCGCCGTTACAGCCCTCCGACTGGATTGTCTCGAGGATCGCCGCCGCCGCGGACAGGCCAAGACCGGAGCCGCCAAACTCCTCCGGGATCAGCA
Protein-coding sequences here:
- a CDS encoding peroxiredoxin, with amino-acid sequence MDTIPDLTLVDPKGAPMKLVALSRPLVVYFYPKDDTTGCTREAQDFSALTTDFAKAGVALLGVSKDSPKRHSNFIAKYDLTVPLASDEDGAACEAFGVWVEKSMYGRKYMGIERATFLFGKDGKLVREWRKVKVPGHAAEVLEAARGA
- a CDS encoding acyl-CoA/acyl-ACP dehydrogenase — protein: MILSPYDDENFPEIREGVRKLCADFPGEYWRKLDEKREYPTAFVQALTEAGYLSVLIPEEFGGSGLGLSAAAAILETIQSEGCNGGACHAQMYTMGTILRHGSEEQKRAYLPKIATGELRLQAFGVTEPTSGTDTTALRTTAVRDGDDYIVNGQKIWTSRAEHSDLMLLLARTTPRDQVAKKTDGLSTFIVDMREVVGKSLTIRPIRTMMNHATTEVFFDNMRIPAANLLGDEGKGFRYILSGMNAERVLIAAECVGDAKWFTKKSVDYAGERNVFGRAIGKNQGISFPIARAYANMRAAELMVHEAARLYESGKPNGAEANMAKMLAADASVEAGNVCIQTHGGFGFAEEYDVERKFRETRLYQVAPISTNLILSFLAEHVLGLPRSY